From a single Apium graveolens cultivar Ventura chromosome 2, ASM990537v1, whole genome shotgun sequence genomic region:
- the LOC141695660 gene encoding ubiquitin-like-specific protease ESD4, whose protein sequence is MQSFQPKGWLDDRIIYAYMWLLRDREEAIVVAGVYTRMPSYYFMDQLFIELGKKVDYSLPFSAKTMHFFLTWASYGVDPPINQVDYIFVPANVNNNHWILMVFSVKEWGMMILDPMNYNAKYPKEEECVVGFVGSMLRYVGKNRNVPEEEPLVHVWDAMPKQYNYLDCGVYVCKYMDYTLQGYDLAKVHWDVSDMEIFRYRIAKELQRGMAKPILTHSMRQRMERVTGKSTS, encoded by the exons ATGCAGAGTTTTCAACCCAAAGGATGGCTAGATGATAGGATCATATATGCTTACATG TGGTTGTTGCGTGATCGTGAGGAAGCCATAGTTGTCGCTGGGGTGTATACGAGGATGCCTTCATACTACTTCATGGATCAACTTTTTATAGAGTTGGGGAAGAAAGTAGACTACTCACTTCCCTTTTCTGCAAAAACCATGCATTTCTTTCTTACTTGGGCGAGTTATGGGGTAGATCCACCAATTAACCAGGTGGACTACATATTTGTTCCCGCAAATGTGAATAATAATCATTGGATTCTCATGGTATTTTCTGTGAAGGAATGGGGTATGATGATACTTGATCCTATGAACTACAACGCTAAATATCCCAAAGAAGAAGAGTGTGTG GTTGGATTTGTTGGAAGTATGCTTCGTTATGTTGGCAAGAATAGAAATGTCCCAGAGGAAGAGcctttagttcatgtttgggaTGCAATGCCTAAACAATATAATTACCTAGATTGCGGTGTGTACGTGTGCAAATATATGGACTATACCTTGCAGGGATATGACCTCGCTAAAGTGCATTGGGATGTGTCGGACATGGAGATCTTTCGTTATAGGATTGCTAAGGAGCTTCAAAGAGGGATGGCTAAACCCATACTAACACATAGTATGAGGCAAAGGATGGAGAGGGTAACCGGAAAGAGTACCAGTTAG